Proteins encoded together in one Anaerolineae bacterium window:
- the lpxD gene encoding UDP-3-O-(3-hydroxymyristoyl)glucosamine N-acyltransferase: MEILLSRIGEVVEGKLSGGYDKIICGAAPFDVATREYITFADSAKFLKKIDKTDAGAVIVPKNFTGSSKTTVMVENPRVAFAKVLTLFYPHAKPAYLNSSAGISSNAYIGKNFLCGKDISIAPFAVIQNNVRLGDRVIIHPNAVIGDNVVIGNDVEIYPNVTILERCRIGNRVIIHAGTVIGSDGFGFAPDGESYFKIPQTGIVRIDDDVEIGANNTIDRATFGETRICRGVKTDNLVHVAHNVTVGEDSVIVAQVGISGSVTIGRHAVLAGQAGIAGHITLGDNVTIGPQAGVTASVRSGQVMSGSPEMPHRLWLRVQRLIYRLPELKKNLSEIEKRLDRIESERK, encoded by the coding sequence ATGGAAATATTGCTTTCCAGGATAGGAGAAGTTGTCGAAGGCAAGCTGTCCGGCGGCTATGATAAAATTATTTGTGGGGCAGCCCCTTTTGATGTGGCTACACGGGAGTATATTACTTTTGCCGACAGCGCAAAGTTTTTAAAAAAGATAGATAAAACCGATGCCGGGGCTGTTATTGTTCCGAAAAATTTTACAGGGTCTTCAAAAACAACCGTTATGGTGGAAAATCCCAGGGTTGCTTTTGCAAAGGTTTTAACCCTTTTTTATCCCCACGCAAAACCGGCATATCTTAATAGCTCAGCCGGAATATCTTCAAATGCCTATATCGGCAAAAATTTCCTGTGCGGCAAGGATATTTCTATCGCCCCTTTTGCCGTGATTCAAAATAATGTTAGACTTGGCGATCGTGTAATTATTCATCCAAACGCAGTAATCGGGGATAATGTTGTGATTGGAAATGATGTGGAGATTTATCCTAATGTAACTATCCTTGAGCGCTGCAGAATAGGAAACAGGGTAATAATTCATGCCGGCACGGTTATAGGAAGTGATGGTTTTGGTTTTGCCCCTGACGGGGAAAGCTATTTTAAAATCCCCCAGACAGGCATTGTCCGGATAGATGATGATGTGGAAATCGGCGCCAACAACACAATCGACAGGGCTACTTTTGGGGAAACCAGGATTTGCAGGGGGGTTAAGACAGACAACCTGGTTCATGTCGCCCACAATGTGACGGTTGGTGAAGATAGCGTAATTGTGGCGCAGGTCGGGATTTCCGGAAGCGTAACAATCGGCAGACACGCCGTATTAGCCGGGCAGGCAGGAATTGCAGGGCATATTACCCTGGGGGATAATGTAACGATTGGGCCGCAGGCCGGGGTTACAGCATCTGTACGGAGCGGTCAGGTTATGTCAGGTTCGCCGGAGATGCCGCATAGATTATGGCTCAGGGTTCAAAGGCTTATATACAGGCTTCCTGAGCTTAAAAAGAACCTTTCTGAAATAGAAAAAAGACTGGATAGGATTGAGAGCGAACGTAAGTAA
- the fabZ gene encoding 3-hydroxyacyl-ACP dehydratase FabZ — MYDIKEIMNFLPHRYPFIMIDRILEIVPDEKITALKNVTINEPFFQGHFPGTPIMPGVLIVEAMAQAGGLLAYTFMPEVKKGSVIYFMAMDKVKFRKPVVPGDQLIFEVKILKKRLKTIKMSGIATVDKKLVAEAELMATFGDKP; from the coding sequence ATTTATGATATTAAGGAAATAATGAACTTTTTGCCGCACAGATATCCTTTTATTATGATTGATCGAATACTTGAGATTGTTCCTGATGAAAAAATTACTGCTCTTAAAAACGTAACCATAAACGAGCCTTTTTTTCAGGGGCATTTTCCAGGAACTCCGATTATGCCGGGCGTTCTTATTGTAGAAGCCATGGCTCAGGCCGGCGGATTACTTGCTTATACATTTATGCCCGAGGTGAAAAAAGGTTCTGTTATATATTTTATGGCGATGGACAAGGTAAAATTCAGAAAACCGGTTGTGCCTGGGGATCAACTTATCTTTGAAGTAAAAATTTTGAAGAAAAGGTTAAAAACGATCAAAATGTCCGGGATTGCAACAGTTGATAAAAAACTTGTAGCTGAAGCTGAATTAATGGCAACTTTTGGAGATAAACCATGA
- a CDS encoding ABC transporter ATP-binding protein: protein MVDNQTCRRSDLISVRGLSKSFSHNGLRVEILKSIDLDLDAGETISIVGASGIGKSTLLHILGTLDRPDSGTFLFQDKDVLLFDDEKLARLRNESIGFVFQFHHLLPEFSAVENTMMPALIKGVSKKEAIESAEAILVRVGLKDRLSYRVNKLSGGEQQRVALARALVLKPVILLADEPTGNLDEKNKNQVHDLLLELNQELGMTLVVVTHNMGFASYMSRIVTIMDGQLIKT from the coding sequence ATGGTTGACAATCAAACATGCAGGCGGTCTGATTTAATAAGCGTCAGAGGTTTAAGCAAGAGTTTCAGCCACAATGGTCTAAGGGTTGAAATATTAAAATCCATTGACCTTGATTTAGATGCAGGAGAAACAATATCCATTGTCGGAGCCTCGGGTATCGGCAAATCCACACTTCTGCATATACTTGGCACTCTTGACCGGCCGGACAGCGGAACATTTCTTTTTCAAGACAAAGATGTCCTGCTTTTTGATGATGAAAAGCTTGCAAGGCTTAGAAATGAATCCATCGGCTTTGTTTTTCAGTTTCATCACCTGCTCCCTGAATTCAGTGCTGTAGAAAACACGATGATGCCGGCTCTTATAAAAGGGGTGAGCAAGAAAGAGGCGATAGAGTCTGCAGAGGCAATTCTTGTCAGGGTAGGGCTTAAAGACAGGTTGTCATACAGGGTAAATAAACTTTCAGGCGGAGAACAGCAACGGGTCGCCCTGGCAAGGGCTCTGGTACTGAAGCCGGTTATCCTTTTAGCAGATGAACCCACAGGCAATCTTGATGAAAAAAACAAAAACCAGGTTCATGATCTGCTTCTGGAATTAAACCAGGAATTAGGCATGACACTGGTTGTGGTTACACACAATATGGGTTTTGCATCATATATGTCACGTATTGTAACAATCATGGACGGGCAGCTGATAAAAACTTGA
- the bamA gene encoding outer membrane protein assembly factor BamA, with product MHRFLRLLIIAIIFLLPNAVYSQGSVSIVILPFEIYSDEDLSYLKAEIPDVIKKQLKQDGADVIVLESTSGLPDYPGKETVAGIDAIRNIGVKNGADYVVWGSFTWIGQKFSLDAKMVESFGQSPPKVFYAEGKGMENLLGSVNELAGDLGIKLFKREKIAEILVVGNKRIEADAIKKAIEISAGDIFLAKNLANDLKSIFSMGYFDDVRIEADDGPEGKIITFMVKEKPTIRVIRIKGNKVFDDEDIMENLNIKTGSILNIFKVCSNIEQIEGLYKNKNYHNVKVTYNIDNLEHNQADLEFVVKEGEKVRIKRIIFEGNKEYSGNKLKGMMKSSEKGFFSWLTSSGELNKEDLSQDMSMLSAFYQNNGYIQAKVGEPYVEYKDNWIDITIKIFEGPQFMVGNVDIAGDIILSKEDLEKNLKITREKFYNREIVRNDVLVLTDVYSDEGYAYAEIFPRIEENLEKLQINITYTIDKGKQVYFEKIIISGNTKTRDKVIRRQLEAYEQELYSGRKLKRGVRNLYRLDYFEDIKVNTSKGSSDDKMVLNVDITEKPTGMLSFGGGYSNVENFFAMAAVAQKNLFGRGQILQLKAQLGGKTTRYTLSFTEPWLFDIPLSAGIDLYDWQMNYDTYDKDSRGIGFRFSYPVFDFTRAYLSYAFDVSDITNIDETYASDLVKESKGTNTKSSISTALTYDSKDRIFNPTKGSEHSISVEYAGIGGDIGFTKYLAETGWYFPLFKETVGFLHARTGYVNRNSKKKLFDYDKFYLGGMNSLRGFDWRDVSPTDENGDKVGGNKFIQFNVEYIIPLLKKAGIVGVIFYDAGEVYNNSENINLGDLRESAGYGFRWYSPLGPIRLENGYILAPKEGENRGGRWEFTMGTAF from the coding sequence ATGCATAGATTTTTAAGACTGCTAATAATTGCAATAATTTTTCTTTTGCCGAATGCCGTATATTCTCAAGGGTCGGTTAGCATTGTTATACTGCCTTTTGAAATATATTCAGATGAGGATCTTTCATATCTTAAAGCAGAAATTCCGGATGTAATCAAAAAGCAGCTTAAACAGGATGGGGCCGATGTAATTGTTCTGGAATCTACTTCTGGTTTGCCCGATTATCCGGGCAAAGAAACCGTCGCAGGCATAGATGCAATCAGGAATATCGGCGTAAAAAACGGCGCTGACTATGTTGTTTGGGGAAGTTTTACATGGATAGGGCAAAAATTCAGCCTGGATGCTAAGATGGTTGAATCTTTTGGGCAAAGTCCTCCGAAGGTTTTCTATGCCGAGGGGAAAGGGATGGAAAATCTCCTTGGATCTGTGAATGAGCTTGCCGGCGATCTTGGCATAAAGCTTTTTAAGAGAGAAAAGATAGCGGAAATACTTGTTGTCGGCAACAAGCGTATAGAGGCGGATGCGATTAAAAAAGCCATCGAAATTTCGGCTGGAGATATCTTTCTTGCAAAAAATCTTGCCAATGATCTTAAATCAATATTTTCAATGGGATATTTCGATGATGTAAGAATCGAGGCGGACGATGGGCCGGAAGGAAAGATAATTACCTTTATGGTAAAGGAAAAACCGACCATCAGGGTAATTCGGATAAAAGGCAACAAGGTGTTTGACGACGAAGATATAATGGAAAATTTAAACATCAAGACAGGCTCGATTCTGAATATATTCAAGGTGTGCAGTAATATTGAACAGATAGAGGGGTTATATAAAAATAAAAATTATCATAATGTAAAGGTGACCTACAATATAGATAATCTTGAACACAATCAGGCTGATCTTGAATTTGTTGTCAAAGAGGGGGAAAAGGTAAGGATAAAAAGGATAATATTTGAAGGAAATAAAGAATATTCCGGTAACAAGCTGAAAGGGATGATGAAGTCATCTGAAAAAGGTTTCTTCTCATGGCTGACATCATCAGGGGAGCTTAATAAGGAAGACCTGAGCCAGGATATGTCCATGCTTTCCGCTTTTTATCAGAATAACGGTTATATCCAGGCCAAGGTTGGAGAACCGTATGTTGAATACAAAGATAATTGGATTGATATTACAATAAAAATCTTTGAAGGACCGCAGTTTATGGTCGGAAATGTCGATATTGCCGGCGACATAATATTATCTAAAGAGGATTTGGAAAAAAATCTTAAAATTACCAGAGAAAAATTTTATAATCGTGAAATCGTGAGAAACGACGTGCTCGTGCTTACCGATGTTTATTCTGACGAAGGTTACGCGTATGCTGAGATATTTCCCCGCATAGAGGAAAACCTGGAAAAATTACAGATCAATATTACCTATACCATTGACAAGGGCAAACAGGTATATTTTGAAAAAATTATTATCAGCGGCAATACAAAAACCAGGGATAAGGTTATCCGCCGTCAGCTTGAGGCATATGAACAGGAGCTTTACAGCGGCAGGAAATTAAAACGAGGGGTGCGCAACCTGTACCGGCTTGATTATTTTGAAGACATAAAGGTTAATACTTCAAAAGGAAGCTCCGACGACAAGATGGTTTTGAATGTGGATATTACTGAAAAGCCAACCGGCATGCTCAGCTTCGGAGGCGGTTACAGTAATGTCGAAAATTTCTTTGCCATGGCAGCTGTTGCCCAGAAGAATCTTTTTGGACGCGGGCAGATTCTCCAACTAAAGGCACAGCTTGGAGGCAAGACAACAAGGTACACCTTAAGCTTTACCGAACCGTGGCTGTTTGATATTCCTCTGTCGGCAGGAATCGATCTTTACGACTGGCAAATGAATTATGATACCTATGATAAGGATAGCAGAGGAATCGGCTTTAGATTCAGTTACCCTGTTTTTGATTTTACCAGGGCGTATTTATCCTATGCCTTTGATGTAAGCGATATAACAAACATAGACGAAACGTATGCTTCAGATCTTGTCAAGGAGTCGAAAGGGACAAATACAAAAAGCAGTATATCAACCGCCTTGACATATGATTCAAAGGACAGGATTTTTAACCCGACAAAGGGATCAGAGCACAGTATAAGCGTGGAATATGCCGGTATTGGAGGGGATATAGGTTTTACAAAATATTTAGCTGAAACAGGATGGTATTTCCCGTTATTTAAAGAAACTGTGGGTTTTCTGCATGCCAGAACAGGGTATGTCAACAGAAATTCCAAGAAGAAACTTTTTGATTATGATAAGTTTTACCTTGGCGGTATGAATTCGCTGCGCGGCTTTGACTGGCGTGATGTAAGCCCAACAGATGAAAATGGCGACAAGGTCGGAGGCAATAAGTTTATCCAGTTTAATGTTGAATATATAATCCCTTTGCTCAAAAAAGCGGGCATTGTCGGTGTTATCTTTTATGATGCCGGAGAGGTATATAACAACAGCGAAAATATTAATTTGGGCGACCTGCGTGAAAGCGCCGGATACGGCTTCAGGTGGTATTCACCCTTGGGCCCCATCAGGCTTGAGAATGGATATATTCTTGCTCCAAAAGAAGGAGAAAACAGGGGCGGAAGATGGGAATTTACTATGGGAACGGCTTTTTAG
- the lpxB gene encoding lipid-A-disaccharide synthase, whose amino-acid sequence MGQILNKKSVMIIAGEASGDIHGSRLVTAMHKRNSDLFFYGIGGRALRDVGVKILVDAEELSVIGITEVFSKLRDILKGIRIAKRSLKRMRPDLLILIDFPDFNLHVAATAKKLKIPVLYYISPQVWAWRPGRVSKIGKLVDHMAVILPFEQQFYRKHNVPVTFVGHPLLDNKHATDNICGNITTGASVIGLLPGSRDGEIARHLPVMLKAAGLIAKRAGKVKFIISIAPSIEREHIEDIVKNYKQKIDFDIIADSVDKVFRKCRLVVAASGTVTLEAAISGTPMLIIYKVSPISYWLGKIMIRIKNIGLVNLIAGREIVPELVQSKASPENIADTVLNMLNDASGLERLRKELLSVKDSLGGPGASERVAEIALGML is encoded by the coding sequence ATGGGTCAGATTCTTAATAAAAAATCTGTTATGATCATAGCCGGTGAAGCTTCCGGCGATATCCACGGATCGCGTCTTGTAACGGCCATGCATAAAAGAAACAGCGACCTTTTTTTCTACGGTATTGGAGGCAGGGCTCTCAGGGATGTTGGGGTGAAGATTCTTGTTGATGCTGAAGAGCTGTCTGTTATCGGGATAACCGAAGTCTTTTCCAAGTTACGCGATATTTTAAAAGGAATAAGAATAGCCAAAAGGTCTCTTAAGAGGATGCGTCCTGATCTTCTTATTCTTATAGACTTTCCGGATTTTAACCTCCATGTCGCAGCAACTGCAAAAAAGCTTAAAATACCTGTACTCTATTATATCAGTCCCCAGGTCTGGGCGTGGAGGCCGGGCCGTGTCAGTAAAATCGGAAAACTCGTCGATCATATGGCTGTTATATTGCCCTTTGAGCAGCAGTTTTACAGAAAGCATAATGTTCCCGTTACATTTGTGGGCCATCCTCTGCTCGACAATAAGCATGCAACAGATAATATCTGCGGGAACATAACAACCGGTGCGTCTGTAATAGGTCTTTTGCCGGGCTCACGCGACGGGGAAATAGCGCGGCATCTTCCGGTAATGCTTAAAGCCGCCGGTCTTATTGCAAAACGGGCCGGGAAGGTAAAATTCATTATTTCAATCGCGCCCTCTATTGAGAGAGAACATATAGAAGATATAGTGAAAAATTATAAACAAAAAATTGATTTTGATATTATTGCAGACAGCGTGGATAAAGTCTTTAGAAAATGCAGACTCGTTGTTGCGGCATCCGGTACCGTTACTCTTGAAGCTGCGATTTCCGGTACTCCGATGTTAATTATTTACAAGGTGTCCCCGATAAGTTACTGGCTGGGCAAAATCATGATCAGGATTAAGAATATCGGTCTTGTTAATCTTATTGCAGGCAGGGAGATTGTGCCTGAACTGGTGCAGAGCAAGGCGTCCCCTGAAAATATAGCGGACACGGTGCTTAATATGTTAAATGATGCTTCCGGCCTTGAAAGGTTAAGAAAGGAACTCTTGAGCGTAAAAGATTCTCTGGGAGGACCGGGAGCTTCAGAACGGGTCGCTGAAATAGCTTTAGGCATGCTGTAA
- a CDS encoding lysophospholipid acyltransferase family protein yields the protein MNRISEIKWNLAGIFGKLLIDLLFSTIKIEKKGFEKVEPIISSGKVVFAVWHSRMLLVSYLCKGLNGTAMVSKSKDGEIAARIIQRQGHEAIRGSTKKGGLHALSRLIRKVKGKNKVCLIVPDGPQGPSRKVQPGIVILAKKTGYPIVPITYSAQKIKVFASWDRFILPLPFTKCRAVYGAPIYVPQDADKNEEKRCLMLLENELNRITSGVDSYYGHNVIRD from the coding sequence ATGAACAGAATCTCCGAAATCAAGTGGAATCTTGCCGGTATTTTCGGCAAGCTTTTAATTGATCTTCTTTTCAGTACAATAAAGATTGAAAAGAAAGGATTTGAAAAAGTAGAGCCGATTATTTCATCAGGAAAGGTTGTATTTGCAGTATGGCATTCAAGGATGCTTCTTGTCTCATACCTTTGCAAAGGACTTAACGGAACTGCAATGGTCAGCAAATCAAAAGACGGTGAAATTGCTGCAAGGATAATTCAGAGACAGGGACATGAAGCTATTCGTGGTTCAACAAAAAAAGGCGGGCTTCATGCTCTGTCAAGGCTTATAAGAAAGGTTAAAGGCAAAAACAAAGTATGTTTAATTGTGCCTGACGGCCCACAAGGCCCAAGCCGCAAGGTCCAGCCTGGAATAGTTATTCTGGCTAAAAAAACCGGATATCCGATAGTGCCTATCACCTACAGCGCCCAAAAAATAAAGGTTTTTGCAAGCTGGGACCGTTTTATTCTACCCCTTCCTTTCACAAAATGCAGGGCTGTATATGGCGCTCCCATTTATGTCCCACAAGATGCCGACAAAAACGAAGAGAAAAGATGCTTAATGCTGCTTGAAAATGAACTGAATCGCATTACCTCCGGCGTTGACAGCTATTATGGGCATAATGTGATCAGGGATTAG
- a CDS encoding Gfo/Idh/MocA family oxidoreductase, giving the protein MNKKLKVGVIGAGYLGKFHAEKYARMDNVDLVGIVDKNRSLAENVAANYNTRAYIDHKELLGKVDAASIVVSTPAHYAVSKDFLENDVDLLIEKPMTVTLEEADELIRIAESRGLIIQVGHLERFNPAVVALRDIVKNPMFIESHRLSIYHSRGTDVSVVLDLMIHDIDIILNFVRSDIKTIHAAGIPVISEHVDIANARLEFESGCIANVTASRISIKNERKVRLFQKDAYISVDFANCKITVIDKAGEAGTGLIPGMGIKQLSFANTDALEDELVSFVKAVKRREVPEVTGQMGRNALKIALSIMEQINITRGRLLS; this is encoded by the coding sequence ATGAATAAAAAACTAAAAGTTGGTGTTATAGGCGCCGGCTATCTTGGGAAATTTCATGCTGAAAAATATGCGCGCATGGACAATGTTGATCTTGTTGGGATTGTTGATAAAAACAGATCATTAGCCGAGAATGTCGCCGCAAATTATAATACCAGGGCATATATTGACCATAAAGAGCTTTTGGGGAAGGTTGACGCTGCGAGCATAGTTGTCTCAACACCTGCGCACTATGCTGTAAGCAAGGATTTTTTGGAAAACGATGTTGATCTTCTCATTGAAAAACCGATGACCGTGACACTTGAAGAGGCTGATGAACTTATCAGGATAGCCGAATCCAGAGGGCTTATTATCCAGGTAGGGCATCTTGAACGTTTTAACCCGGCGGTTGTTGCTTTGCGGGATATTGTTAAAAATCCGATGTTTATAGAATCGCACAGGCTAAGCATTTATCATAGTCGTGGAACCGACGTAAGCGTTGTGCTTGACCTGATGATACATGATATAGATATTATACTTAATTTTGTCAGGTCTGATATCAAGACTATTCATGCCGCAGGCATACCCGTAATCTCAGAGCATGTTGACATTGCTAATGCGCGTCTTGAATTTGAAAGCGGATGCATTGCCAATGTCACAGCAAGTAGAATTTCGATCAAGAATGAAAGGAAGGTCCGGCTGTTTCAAAAGGATGCGTATATTTCTGTTGATTTTGCTAATTGCAAAATAACGGTTATTGATAAGGCCGGTGAGGCTGGAACCGGCCTGATTCCGGGCATGGGCATCAAACAGCTTTCTTTTGCAAACACGGATGCCCTGGAGGATGAGCTGGTTTCCTTCGTAAAAGCGGTAAAAAGACGTGAAGTCCCTGAGGTAACGGGTCAGATGGGACGTAATGCTTTAAAAATCGCTTTAAGTATTATGGAACAGATCAATATAACCCGTGGCCGTCTTTTAAGTTAG
- the lpxA gene encoding acyl-ACP--UDP-N-acetylglucosamine O-acyltransferase has translation MIHSTAIIDPKAEIDSNVEIGPYSIIKENVFIGSGTVIGPHVVVDSYVNIGPDCHIFQYAAIGAPPQSLKFEGGKTYVKIGRGTIVREFVTIHRGTEFGGGITEVGEENLLMAYTHIAHDCKTGRKVVMSNNATLAGHIIIGNNATIGGLVAIHQFVRIGDYAFIGGKSAVVKDVPPYVIASGDRATLHGLNSVGLKRNGFSKDTLSALKKTYRIIFRIGLTMNEAIERVRAEVEQIPEVLNFIDFIKSSQRGITR, from the coding sequence ATGATACATTCGACGGCAATTATTGATCCCAAAGCAGAGATAGATTCAAATGTAGAAATCGGGCCATACTCGATTATTAAGGAGAATGTTTTTATAGGATCCGGAACTGTTATAGGCCCACATGTTGTTGTTGACTCTTATGTTAATATAGGCCCTGATTGTCATATATTTCAATACGCCGCCATAGGCGCTCCTCCACAGTCTTTGAAATTCGAGGGGGGAAAAACCTATGTTAAAATCGGACGCGGCACTATTGTGCGTGAGTTTGTCACAATCCACAGAGGAACTGAATTTGGCGGAGGGATAACAGAGGTTGGAGAAGAAAACCTTTTGATGGCTTATACCCATATAGCACATGACTGCAAAACCGGCCGAAAGGTTGTTATGTCAAACAACGCAACACTCGCCGGGCATATAATAATAGGAAATAATGCGACTATCGGCGGACTTGTAGCGATTCATCAGTTTGTAAGAATAGGCGATTATGCATTTATTGGAGGAAAATCAGCGGTTGTAAAGGATGTCCCTCCTTATGTTATAGCTTCAGGAGACAGGGCGACTCTGCATGGATTAAACAGCGTTGGATTAAAACGGAATGGTTTTTCCAAGGATACATTGTCAGCATTAAAAAAAACCTACAGGATTATTTTCCGGATCGGGCTCACCATGAATGAAGCCATAGAAAGGGTGCGCGCAGAGGTGGAACAGATTCCGGAAGTTCTCAATTTTATTGATTTTATAAAATCATCCCAGAGAGGGATTACAAGGTAG
- the lpxI gene encoding UDP-2,3-diacylglucosamine diphosphatase LpxI (LpxI, functionally equivalent to LpxH, replaces it in LPS biosynthesis in a minority of bacteria.) → MRIGLIAGSGQFPIIFSKAAKSKGFAVYAAAYLNETDPVLKEHVEAIEWMHIGQLKRLIMFFKKNNISKAVMMGAIKKTKMFSDIRPDIKAITLIAKMRHTHDNRILSGFAEVLEKEGIKIEASTFLLPDLLAQKGCWTQKKPTRSEKADIRLGWNLAKEIGRLDIGQCVVVGGGSVLAVEAIDGTDATIKRGGNLARGIAVVVKVCKPNQDIRFDVPAVGVQTIKTMHEAGAGALTIEAGKAIVFDKQEMIDIANKHGISIVALDDADGI, encoded by the coding sequence ATGCGAATAGGGCTAATTGCAGGGAGCGGTCAGTTCCCTATTATTTTTTCTAAGGCGGCAAAATCAAAAGGATTTGCAGTTTATGCGGCAGCTTATCTAAATGAGACAGATCCTGTTCTGAAAGAGCATGTTGAAGCGATCGAGTGGATGCATATAGGGCAGCTCAAACGGCTGATAATGTTTTTTAAAAAAAATAATATCAGCAAAGCCGTTATGATGGGCGCCATAAAAAAAACAAAGATGTTCTCTGATATAAGGCCTGATATAAAAGCAATTACTTTGATTGCGAAGATGAGGCACACTCATGACAATCGGATTTTAAGCGGATTTGCAGAGGTCCTTGAAAAAGAGGGGATTAAGATAGAGGCTTCAACATTTTTACTTCCCGATCTTTTGGCGCAAAAAGGCTGCTGGACCCAAAAAAAGCCAACCAGATCCGAAAAGGCCGACATCAGACTGGGCTGGAATCTTGCCAAGGAAATCGGACGTCTTGACATAGGCCAATGTGTAGTGGTCGGTGGCGGATCGGTTCTTGCCGTTGAGGCTATTGACGGAACAGATGCCACGATAAAAAGAGGCGGAAACCTGGCCAGGGGAATTGCCGTTGTTGTTAAAGTATGCAAGCCTAATCAGGATATAAGGTTTGATGTTCCTGCTGTGGGAGTTCAAACAATAAAGACAATGCATGAGGCAGGAGCAGGAGCGCTGACCATTGAAGCGGGTAAAGCTATTGTCTTTGACAAACAGGAAATGATTGACATCGCGAATAAACACGGCATTTCAATTGTTGCCTTAGATGATGCTGACGGTATTTAA
- a CDS encoding OmpH family outer membrane protein — translation MKIRKIAFITISFIFFSAAYSYSADVAKIGIIDFQRILETSSTGKTAQSEINEKGKNMETELKAKGAAIEELQKKLERDALVMSKEMREEKGREVRIKINDIKLLQQKYLSEFRGLENRLVTRIKNDVMDIVEEIGKKEGYLLIIEKAGVLYYPNAIDLTDKLIQLYNKKEADKKK, via the coding sequence ATGAAAATCAGGAAAATTGCTTTTATTACAATAAGTTTTATATTTTTTTCTGCTGCTTATTCATACAGCGCGGATGTCGCCAAAATAGGGATAATCGATTTTCAGAGAATTCTTGAAACTTCAAGCACCGGTAAAACGGCGCAGTCTGAAATCAATGAAAAAGGGAAAAATATGGAGACCGAGCTTAAGGCAAAAGGGGCTGCGATAGAAGAACTCCAAAAGAAGCTTGAGCGTGACGCACTGGTTATGAGCAAGGAGATGCGTGAAGAAAAAGGACGGGAAGTCAGAATAAAGATAAACGATATAAAGCTACTTCAACAGAAATATTTATCCGAGTTCAGGGGGCTTGAGAACAGGCTTGTTACGCGCATAAAAAACGATGTTATGGACATTGTCGAAGAGATCGGGAAAAAGGAGGGCTACCTTTTGATAATTGAAAAAGCCGGTGTTCTGTACTATCCGAATGCAATAGATTTAACAGACAAATTAATCCAGCTATACAATAAAAAAGAAGCTGATAAGAAAAAATAA